In Candidatus Manganitrophus morganii, the genomic window GCCATCTTTTCTTCGCCCTTTCAGGGGTGCTGGTCGCGTTGGGTCTCGTGGCCCTGGTGCGAATCTCTCAGGGAGAGGCGAATCTCGGAATCGATTTTGCCGGGGGGGCCGCCATCCAACTCAGATTCGAACAGCCGATCCAGATCGAGGAGGCCAGAGCCGCCCTGGAAGAAGGGGGGGTGAAAGGGGCCGAACTTCAAGAAGTCGTCGCGGAGAATAAGCTGCTGGTCCGCCTGAAGCAGGATATCGTCCAGAAAAATGTGGTGGAGCAGGTTCAGGAGGCGCTGAACAAAAAATTTTCAGGGAATCAATTTACGGTGGAGAGCAGCACCGAAATCGGGCCGACCATCGGAGAAAAACTTCGGAAAGATGCGTTGTTGGCGGTCACGATCTCGATCATCGGAATCATTATTTATATCGCGTTCCGATTTGAATTCCGATTTGGGATTGCAGCGACCCTCGCGACCTTTCACGACGTCCTGGTCGTTCTGGGAATTCTCTTTCTCCTGAACAAGGAGATCACCCTCTTGATCGTCACCGCCCTCCTGACCATTGCCGGCTACTCTTTGAGCGACACGGTGGTCGTCTTTGACCGGATCCGGGAAAATCTCAGGCTGCAGAAGAAGGAATCGTTCCAGCAGATTGTCAACCGCTCCATCAATGAGGTCCTCTCCAGGACGTTCATCACCGGCGTGACCACATTTTTGGTTCTCTTGGCGATCTTCTTCTTCGGCGGAGAGGTC contains:
- the secF gene encoding protein translocase subunit SecF is translated as MFQVFKNTNIDFIGKRHLFFALSGVLVALGLVALVRISQGEANLGIDFAGGAAIQLRFEQPIQIEEARAALEEGGVKGAELQEVVAENKLLVRLKQDIVQKNVVEQVQEALNKKFSGNQFTVESSTEIGPTIGEKLRKDALLAVTISIIGIIIYIAFRFEFRFGIAATLATFHDVLVVLGILFLLNKEITLLIVTALLTIAGYSLSDTVVVFDRIRENLRLQKKESFQQIVNRSINEVLSRTFITGVTTFLVLLAIFFFGGEVIRDFALAMLFGLIVGTYSSWFIASPLLLLWEKRAKVLKRASTQS